AAACCTCAAGATAGGTACCTAGAATTAGTAATAATTTTCTATGTTAAACTCACCTAAAATGATGGTATCATCAACTCCGAAGTCAAGAAATATCCTATCACTATGTCTCTTGAAGATTTTGCTCAAATATGCAGCATACCCTTCATAAAGCAAAATTATGATCAAACTGATTCTCAAGGTaatgaatttaaattttatattaatgcTCATACCTTTCTCGTTAATCATTCTTCTAAAATACCATCTCCCTTCAATGTCGGTCTCATACGCTATGATTGTAGACTAACTCATTACACAATGAATAATGTCATTTTCCCAAGGAAAAGTAACTTTAGCACTCTCAATAAGTTAGACATCCCTTTAATTTGATTCTTGGACAACCAAGTTGAAAAAAATTAGGAAGATGTTATACTTCACCACATGTTGGACAGTAAAAGGAAAACATCACTCTTCAATATGCTGAACTTGTAACAAATTTTTTTAGCTACATCAATTATGATTTTAGTGAAAAAGCACCAAAATTCATGCACACAAAGATAGGGTAAGCAACAATAAGTAAAATGGGATATGCTATTCAAGGAAGAGAACATGTTCCAATGCCACCAAGAAGAGGAATACATCAAAGAAATAACGACTTTCCTTCATCATCCTCAAACACTCTCAATGACATCTATGATGAGCAAAGGAAAATGAATGCAAAGATCGACAAGCTCATCAAAAGAATGGATAAAAGAAACCAAATCTCCCCAATGGATTCAAGTgaggataatgatgatgatgatatgaaCTAAGTGTTTCTTAGCTGCTTAGTTTTCCTTGTTTTAAaagcttattttctttttattgttcTTTTTGTAATATCCCTTCTTGTATTTTAAATTCCccaattttaatgaataaaaagtaATGTTTTCTCACTCCTAACTGTTTTATTTTCCTAtgtttgcatatttaaatttctgCAATGCATGTTTATCCACCTTTTGATTTTGACAAATGGGGAGAAGTATACTCTCAGGGAGAGTAGAGTATACTCACTATTTAACTAAGGGGGGTTTAATTACTTCAAATACATATGTGTTATTTCTTTTACCACCTCCATTGAGAGAtgtgttatcatcatcaaaaaaggggaaATATAAAACCTTGTTTTGCAGGTTACTTTTAGGTGACATGCCTTTAAAAAGACGAAAACTTTTAATGATGACACCTAATGGTTAATAATGAAAACTAAGCAGTTAAATAGGTTAAAGATGCAAACCAAACTATTAGGGTTTAGTAAAGAACTTGACTATATGATGACTAAAGATGCAAGTGCTTATAAGAATGAAGCAATTGAAAAATACTTAAAGATTATGGAAGCCATGCCTTGACGCGTCTGAGTGAACATACTTTAAAGCATAAGGGCATTATCATAAAAGTGCATGGCTAAAGCGCACACTCACATAAACTCGCTTTCAAACTTATTTTtcttaagaaaatattttgaaaacatcTTGAAGTCGTGCCAAATGAGTTAGGAGCTGTCAAAATAGATTTGGGAAAAGTTTTGTTTTTGGCAATTGATTGGCACATTAACCTAATTGATGGTTCAGTTCAGAGAATTGGTTCTATTGGACAGCTTGcaccagtgaaggtttcagtttgaaattgtttgcctcaatcgcaggtggtgtgATACTTGAGTGTGGTTCAGCtcgtgaaggagcggcatagtgtCTAAGAGGACGAAGAGCAGCCATCCCTAACTTTGGGGTTAGTTGATCAGCAAAGATCAATTCCTGAGAAATTGGAATTGGTTCTACTTCGGGAAGATGATGAATTCGACGTCTTACGTTAATAAAACGTTCGATTTCGTTAGTTCGTTGTATTAATTcccctccttgtgaacgagtatttggcatacaatcgttcaaagaaaaggaacaaaattgccctagtctctaccgtgtaacagtgagttacgatatcgacttaaatagtccccggcaacggcgccaaaaacttgatcgcgactttacgtgtctataaatctgataactgcaagtgcacagtcgtgtcgtgtagttttaaaagatatcaaatccacatggactatgaatcgatctaccgttatctaaggtaaCTATGTAAAggtaaggctactaatattttggtTGTTTCTAACgggaaaattaaattatgaattctaagaaatataataataaatggatatcaatatgtatttcgtctaacttaggtgatccgaaggtccattggctatggttcacatttaattaaaaatctttattaattatgtcgtttaaaagtcctcctctcaaactctcgctctgttgatttagactactatcctaactcgtaatgtacgctctcgccatcccattagatttagaaaagctttttgaaaataacatatttaataaaatgctcgctttatgaagacgttatctacttaaatctcctagtctcaaactctcgctctgttgactcggatcatgccagtattccctaacgtatgctctcgctgtcccgcgtcgggtttaaaaacactttttgaaagtaaataaattctaattagttttaatacactttcgccatccttaaaactaatgttctatgtctactatccagttaaatatctcaaactctcgctctattgattttaacctttatcaGTCCTAAAGTCTCAAACTTTCGCTATATTGATTTTAGAACTTTAGCAAATTAGATTagacataaaaccaaaaacaagtgatatttaataaaacatatttaagccaacttatttcggatcccacggttaacttactctacataccgatatctaaataaattagccagacatattgatacggttaaacatgcataaatcggttcggtttaCAATAATAGGTATATCAATtgacatacaatatatcatgcaaaagaatataattaaagcaataaataaaaacttgaataatataaatctgaaataaaacttgaatcttcgagtacttgaacttccaccacaggtcggttggatcgttcttcagaaaaTTATTCAGCGTAAATTAAACAaggaataaaaaaaactaaatccaacgtaaggttagatttattgaaagttcacaacaatttccggtgtagaaattgctgTGAGAAAAGAATACTGAGAATTAAAATGCGAAGGAAAATAATGCGTTCGGAAATAAATTCGGCAGAACTTCGTTGCAAAAAATTTGGACCCTTGATAATGAACTATCGGTCTCCTTTTATAGTTGAGTAGTAGTAGTTTTCTCTCCCTCACGAAGCactttttcttccataaaaatagTAACTGCTTGACTCTTcccagagacgtgcgtctccacttcgtAGTTTGACTTGGTGAATgaacttgagacgtgcgtctcaagtggagatctTTAAGGgaggttggagacgggcgtctccagcTTGTGACGTGGCTAGGgcctttggagacgggcgtctccacgtgctgAGGTGGTTGCtttcagctccttcgtgggctgggcttctACCATTATGCTTTTAGGCCTTCTTTGCACCCCCTATTCACTTCAGCACCTCTCCTTTTatcttcttggaataaatatgaatgattttgctccatttcttcttcttttcacgaATAGCCTTTAACATGGACATAATACCTGAAACATCGCAAATACCTGCATAAtaccataataaaacaatataattaaatgaaaatgctaataatatttGTGGAATTCAAGCTAAATATATGGTATAAATTCGTGTTATCAATAATCAGTGGTCTCAAAACAAACCTAATCACTTTCTCCATATCGTATTTTCCATCAAACTTATTCGTGCAATTTACTTTGCAAGCTAAACTTGAAACCCCTGAATATTTACTTTTAAAACCACACTAATAACCTTGTTAAAATAACACAATCCCTATGGAGACaatcttatatttttattactttgatacaattagtacacttgctaatttctCAATACCATCTTATGAGGAAAATACATTTATAGATCATTATAAAAGAATCCTTGACATCTTAACATGTCGCTCATTCAATGTTTATACTACGAGTAAcatagaaaatacaaaaaaaattgaacttgCCCAAAGCAATGCTTGAGGTAATCACCCTCTGAGGGACTCAACAAAGTTATCATCACAGGGACTCAAATAAAGTCTTGCCTAGGGGATTCAACAAAAGTCTCATTAGGGAACTCATATAAAGTCTCATCTGAGGGACTCgactaaatttttttcaaaaaaatactcAACTAAAGTCTCTCCCGAGGGACTCAACTTGGATCGTGTCAAAGGGACTCAATTAGAGTCTCGCTTGAGAGAATCAACTAAAGTCTCGCTAGAAAAGACTCAAATAGAGTATCTCCTTagggaatcaactagaatatcgCTTGAGGAACTCAACCAAAGTCTCGCCAGAGGGACTCAACTAGTGTCTCGCTTGAAGGACTCAACTAAAGTATTGCATGAGGGACTCAGCTAGAGTCTCGCCCAAGGGAATCAACTAAAGTCTTACCCAATGGACTCAACTAAAGTATCGTTAGAGGAACTGAACTCAAGCTTCACCTAAATGCTCAATTCAAGGTTTCATATAGGTTGTTTTGAAATCAAGGTAATGAAACTAAATCACTTGGCCCTATTAAAGTCCTCGTACTTGAAAAACAGTATATTGATATACTTGTAAAGGGCTCATAAAATGCGACGAGAGTAATGCATTGTCTCACCATAAAGCCCTTTTGATCGTCCATTTACGATATTGACCTTCTATTTTTGGATGTGTCACCCTTTTATTAAATACGTTGCCTATTTTTGGAATGACCCGCCTAACATGGGAGGATCGGGGAAGTGACATGTCCATGGTCCGCTACAACATAGAAGGAGTCATAGAGAAGTTAATCATGCTTTCCTAAATAATGGGGGATTAACTTTTACCTCGCATCCTATCAGTGGTAGCTTCTATTTTTAAGGGGTCTAGGAACCAGGTCCAAAAGCACAGTTGTAAATATCTCAATCTTGAAATTGAAAAAGACAATCTCATATTCACGTAAAAACCACATATATAGAGCTTCTCACTTCCCTATATGTGGGCACTCTCAACTTTACAACAACCTTAAAGTATGTGACAACTCTTACTCTCTCCATCCCATAATGAATGACCCAACACACCATTGCACATAGATTAACAAAAGTGTATAAAAGTATGAGAGAGAGACTGTTTACTATAGGACCCTTAACATGTATTGGGAATGGTGAAATTTTTATTAAGTAAAAGGtagaattgaaaaaaatgtattgaaaattgaaaatggTCATTCATTTTGagacatcattttattttaaatgagtCAGTCATTGTGGGACTGAGGGAGTAACATCTAAGACTTGTCACGTAGTGTGATTTTAGCAAATATACtttaaaattacaaattaatttatattttttaattttaaacttgacccaaaattttaaaattgtataaaaaaatccaaaaattttaaaaataaacttaaattcTCAATCCacacataaaaatttaaaaataaatctattttaattaaattatttaaaataatttgttattGGGCTTGATTTCCTTCATTAACAACAAATTTACGGTTAACTCCAATtaagaaaccaaaccaaaccaacatCCCAAACAAAACGAACAAGAAAAcacaacaaacaaaaactaacctTCAAATCAAAAGCCAAAACAACAAGCGATTCCTTGTTACCGAGTGGGAATAGTGATTAAAGATGATGAAGTTCCATTCAATCTTCTTTGCCATTTTTCTTACGCTTTTTGGTCTCTATGACTTAGGTTTATGCACCCAACAACATGATGACAACAACATCAGGATCAAAATGGGAGCAGGCGAGGAATCTCCCACTGAATTTGCTGAAATTGAAAGCCTCGCTCGTTTCGCCGTTCAACAACATAACAACAAAGAGGTTTTAATCCTTGATTTCAATTTATTACTGTATTAGATTGGTGAAATATTTGGCCTTTAGGTTTTGTTAATTTAATAGAGCATGCAAAATAGGTTAAATTTCCTTTTTGGTTCAGAAGAGATTGAAATGCAAGAAATTATTGAATCATAGTTTATTTATAGATGTATTTGTTCTATGCAGAATGCGCTTCTTGAATTTGTAAAGGTGTTGAAAGCCAAGGAACAGGTTGTGGCTGGTAAAGTATATACTCTTACCTTAGAAGCAGTTGATGCCGGAAAGAGGAGGATATATGAAGCCAAAATTTGGGTGAAGCCATGGATGAACTTCAAGCAGTTGCAGGAATTCAAACTTGCGCGTGTCATATCTCCGTTTACAAAATCTGATCAGCGTGTTAAGCAAGGTGATTTTCTGCTTATATCTGCTCAGGAATTTACATTTTTAGAATTTTCTTCCTCGGCCCTTTCTCGCACCTTTTCTTGTCGATTCAACTTTATAAGCCTTTTTAATTAGCAAATAACAAAAGGGGAAACTTTAGTGATCAATACAGGATGGTAGCAAATTTAGGGTTCTATGAAAATTGAAAAGTAAAAAGGGTTGCATAGTTTTATATGTTTCCTTGGGCTTTGCTTTGTTTGGGAATTTGGAGGgtaagggaggggagggctttgaaaaaaagGAAGGATGGAGTGGAAAGAATTGTCCCTATCACAACATTCCCCCTGAGAGCTGACGTCGCAGTGATTACTGGTTGCACTGACATTTTACTTGACCCTTTCTGCCCCCGATGTGAGGCACGATACTACCCGATGTGAGACTCGGTAATACCGAAGTCCCTATCACTCTGCCACTTAGAAGACTATGAAATTGGGTTGATGGTCTTACTGCCACTCTTTCCTCTCTGCTTTTTCTTTATGATGTTCATGAGCTAAGCCCCATAGCTTTTATTGATTGTAGATAAGAAACTATGGAGTACTATAATCTCTCCCTTTTATTTTTCATGCACTTTCAATGCAGTATGGATCAGATATATGTGGCTGTTTGGCTATATAACAAGCCAAAGGTAGTTTGTTAGTTTGTACCTTATGTTGATATGGgtgttcatatttgtttgttttcATTCCTCATCTTAATAACTATTATTTTGCAATTGCTTTTACTGATTTTGCTATCCTAGTTGTTGCTCCGAAAGGATATTGTCttaaatttcttttaaacttCAATGGTTGTTTATGAGAAATTGTACCAATTTTAATTCAGAGGGACACCAATTAGGATGGCATGAAGTTCCAAATCACGATCCCAATGTCAAAGATGCTGCTAATTATGCTGTGAAGTCCATTACACGGAGGTCCAACTCTCTGTCGCCGTATGAACTCATGGACATTGTTCGAGCCAAAACCAAGGTGAGCAGTCATATCTGTTAACTTTTATTAATTGCTGGCCTCCACTCGAGATTTGGTTGAATCTCTTGTGGTTGTACATCCCTGCCCATTTCTTTCGTTACTTCTCTTCCTTCCAACAGACCCGTTTCTATTCCTTTTAATGTATTTGACCTTACTTGATCAACATTTTTCTGCTAAAAATGCAGGTCATTGAAGATCATGTCAAGTTTAACTTGCTTCTGAAGGTAAGCAGGGGAGTCAAAGAAGAAAGGTTAAGGGTTGAGGTAAATAAAAAACAAGGAGGAAGGTTTTATATGAGCTGGATGGAACAAGATCACTCCTGAATGAATTGGCCAGCTTTATATTTATTGATATAAGTGGAGTGATGCTGCGGTTACTCATGAAAAACTTGCTGTTCTGTGAACATTTTCTGTGCATAATTGTATACATGTAAATGGTTACAATATAATACGTATACGGACAAATTGAGATGCATATGTAATAATGTAACTTGCCtttcatattttatgaataattagaTATTACGTCTACAAATCTATAGTCAATATCATATAGCAGAATCTGATAAAATTATGCAGACATCAATCCAAAATCTGAAGGGACAAAGTCAAATTTGTCATGAGTCTTCCATAGTTCCTTACATTGTATTCCAATCATAGTAACATATGACACAATGGTCGAAATAAATCCCACAAGAAATTTACTCGACAATTTGAAAAACAGCAACATTGCAGTATGAAAAAAAAAGATTAGATATCAGCTGGTACATGTTTGTATAAGTCTGAGGGAAGCCTAGGAGAAGCCACAACCTGTAATGGAGTCCTCATATATGTAACCATTCCCGGGTTCTCTACCATATCAATCTCCTCAGGGTTCACTCCCTCAGGTGGTGCCCAACAGAAATGATGCAACAGATGACCCAACATGGATGTCACCATATTAATTCCAAGTTGAGCACCCGGACATACCCTACGACCTGCTCCAAACGGAAGTAGCCTAAAATCATGGCCCTTCATATCTACATCCTCTTCAAGAAACCTCTCGGGCCTAAACTCCAATGGGTTTTTCCATACTGCCGGGTCACGAGCTACTGCCCATACATTGACATGGACATTGGACCCCTTGGGAATATCATAGCCACCGATTTTAACATTCGCATTAGCACGATGTGGAAGCATTAATGGTGTTGGAGGGTGCAGCCTTAGAGCCTCCTTGGCTACACTTTGTAGATAAGGGAGGCTTGAGAAATCAGTTTCTGTCATGACCCTTTCAAAACCAATTACCTTGTCTAGCTCCTCTTGTGCCTTCTGTTGCACTCTTGGATTCTTTATCAACTCAGCCATGGCCCATTCAACTGATATTGCAGTTGTGTCCATCCCAGCTGTAATCATGTCCTAtcaaataaagaagaaaaaaaaaacatgagcTATGCTTTAAGTTGGTGAAACAGATGGATCAAGATTATACCACTCATATTTCTAAATTAATCTTACTACAATTTGCATCTGAGTCGTTCGATTTTGCTCGACAATACTAATTTATAAATTGTTGTATCGTAGGAAATTGAAATCCGAACTATGCGAAGATAGAATAAATTGAAAGAGTTGTTTGACATACCCAAAGGAGACCAATGATGGTGTCTTCACTAAGATCATATTTGTCTTGCAAAGTGAGCAGAGCATCTACAAAATGTTGCTTAGCACCGCCGGATTTCTGGCGTGCCTGTGTATGCTCATCCATGATGGCTCGAGTAAGTCGGTCTCGGCGAGCACCGTGCTTGGCAAACGCCTCCTCTTCTAATGGAAACATCCAGCGCAACCAAGGGATGTGCTCTGCCATAGCAAGAGATGCTCCTAGTTTCAACCCATTTGCCACTATAGCCTTGAATTCTACTCCTTGCTCATCCATTACACCTTTTGCATTCACAAATCTTTTCCCAAAAGCCAGCCTTGTAATGTTGTTGAATGCAACTGCCCCTATATACTTCCTCATCAATATACCTTTCCCcaaattttctgcagaaaaaacaaaatacaaaTTTACATGTGGTCATCAGCATATTATCCAAACTtcttattttcaaaatttatatCATTCTAAGAATACTAAATAATCTTATTATTGGTAGAAAGAGCGTATCATCTGCACGCAATGGTAGAGACTAATCCCATGTGGCAGAGGTATCATCTGCATGCAATGGTAGAGACTAATCCCCTGTGGCAGAGGCAGCCATTATGAGGGAGTTCATCTTCTCTAATAGATGcattgaaaataaaaacaaaaacataccAGGATTGGTAGAATCATTGAAAATAGATTCAACCATAGCAGTAACTTCATCTTCTCTAATAGGCCTCAAAGCTTCAATTCTCTTAGGCGAAAAAAGCTCCAAAGTACAAACTTTCCTCACCTTCACATAATGAGGTCCATAATCCGCCCAAATCAAATCCTTCCCATCTCTACTAAACTTGGCAGCCGATCGACTCCTATGCCTATCCGCCAACTGCTGATCATTCTCTTTCAAAACCTCTTTCGCCAATTCGGTATTCGAAACAATCACGTTTAAagtcgaaccgaaccaaaccgataTAATTGGCCCGTAGAACTGGGCCCATTCTGCGAAACACCGGAACCGGACCGGTTTTATGTCGTAGAGGTTTCCGACGACCGGCCAGGGGCGTGGACCGGGTGGAAGCTTGAATCTGAGGCGTTGGAAGAGGGTGTAGAAGATGAAGAGGGTGAGAAGTGAAAGAGGTATGGTGAGAAACAGAGTCATGGTGATGAGTTGTGTTGGAACAGAGAAGGTTGGAGACAGGTTTACGTTAAatatatgaaagaaaaaaaatgggaGTTGGTGAGAATTGGATTTATGTGTAACCAAACGTATATCTTTTTCTACATGGTTAAGCATGGATTAGGTGTTTTTTTATTGCATTTACCAACCAtatagtataatttttttatgaaattaatattttttgagttgtgtaatgGGAGAGATTAATATTCTTAAGCAGAGATCATTACTATAGTATAGACAGTAAAGTTCCTTTTTAAAGTTGAATTAGGAATGATACGATGCATCATTAGAATTATTTAAAAGTATTTGTAGGTTTGGATCGGTTTGAAGATAAAAATTTATTCGATTTAATGATAAATTTGTTTCATTGAATTTTGAATGATTAGTTAAAAAATTCAATTCGTTGCGTTTAATTTTATATggtttaatttgaaatttaaattataaattaaatttttttaatatcataAATGAGAATGATGGATTATGATTAAAACAAGTGTTTTGGTTTGGATCACTTTTgaaaaatcaattcaaaatctaatttaaatcaaatgattttTACAAATTGACATCTAAACACAATTAATAATCTTTAACTTTtcagtttttgatttttttttaaagattgatTCACAATTTTTATTTGGTTCAATTTGAATTTGACCACCCTATTACTATCTCCTAAGTTGATTTACTGGGTAAATGAAATatctaaaagaaaagatattttactattaaaaacatttttaaaaggaAAGATATATTGGTCATTAAAAGTAATAGGATTAtatcacttttattttatttaattttcaggaaaaaaaaataatttttgatttAAAGAGTAAATTTTCAATTAAGGTAGTGATTTTTTTCTTATTAgtccaaaaaatatattagaataaTAAGTATCTCTAATACTTTAGTCAaatttattatgttatttataatattatctcaaaaataaaataataaggattatagtggtaaatttaataaaattaattacacatttataattaattttaagtcCTTCAAACTTAAAATCAAACATACAATTAGAAATTATGTTGGAGAAAGGGAAGCCTGAATTGAGATTTAAtcatattaaaaacaaaatataaaatttagaaaaacatacaaattctcctaaatttgacGATGAAGAAGATTAGAGGAAATTGAAAATTCGTCCTATAATAATGAGGTAGGATGAGTGGGTGTAATAGTTTTGACCTATTAGTGTTGAAAATATATTGCTTAAGCAAAGTATACTCGttctaatttttattataataaaaatttatttttttagttttattaaataattagtatatttaatctataattattttagatttattaattatttaataattttaaaataattttttttgtaataagtattaaagaaaatatttgtttgaagaTATGTAATTTGCATTTGGCATTGTAAGGTTACTATTTGGTGACTGAGTGAGAGAGACTTTCTAAACCACTTTTTAATTGTGGTTTtgaattgttgaagaatcaaaggTTGGTGAGGATGTAGACCCTTCCCCTCCACTCCACATCGTACAGCCCATAGAGACACTTGCTACCTAGTGGATTATATATCAAAGTTGGTGTGTGTGAACGACACAATGAAGTTTCTGcttttttgttattattgttttTGAAATAATAACTTTGCTTTTGCTTTTATCAACTACTACTATTCTGcttttttgttattattgttttTGAAATAAGACCAAGTGCAATGGGGAGTTGAATTGAAGTCAACATGGGGAAAAGATGTGCAATGGGGAGTTGAATGTGGTGTTGAGTGTGTGTTGGAGGAGAGAGATGTTGAGAAAACTCAGCACCAAGTAATCTGTCCCAGAAGCTGACGTGGCAGCGTGTGAGTGAAGCAAAGCTGGCGCGTGTGGGCCACGCGCTGGAGTGAGAGTGGGATAGTTCTGCACGCGGAGAGAGAATGGAAAAGGAGATAAGTGCAGCCACGTGGCTGTGTCTGATTGGCTGgccagatttttatccatttaatactttgaactcaattatttcgctgcaaattaaatttttttttttttttataccaaaattcatgattttttttctctataaatagagacttggttcatttgatttggacacagaaaaaaaaccaagtttttcactatctttctctattattatctttctattagtgtttttttttaagttaagtgtctttttttagtgaaatggatcccaataatcattttaacactcaaaattctgctaattttccatttaaccaaaatcccaacaattttcaaaatccCAACAATTATCAAAATCCAAATCAATTTTCCAACCAACATCCTCAAAACATACCTAGTTTTGGTTTTCCACCAAATTTCAACCAGTCATCCTCTGTTCCAAACTTTCAATCATATTATGGATCTATGCCGAGAAATCCATCTCAAACACCCCCGTTTAATGGTTATGTGACAATGGCAAATGCAAATTTTCCAAGTGGTGGTGTACCTGAATTTCCCGAGTTTTCAACACAACTAACTATTGGTGGCATGATAGTTTCTAATGAAGTCGCTCCAAATTCAGAGGATTCAACTCCTAAGAGCAGGAAAACTC
The Vicia villosa cultivar HV-30 ecotype Madison, WI linkage group LG6, Vvil1.0, whole genome shotgun sequence genome window above contains:
- the LOC131609987 gene encoding cysteine proteinase inhibitor 12-like, with amino-acid sequence MMKFHSIFFAIFLTLFGLYDLGLCTQQHDDNNIRIKMGAGEESPTEFAEIESLARFAVQQHNNKENALLEFVKVLKAKEQVVAGKVYTLTLEAVDAGKRRIYEAKIWVKPWMNFKQLQEFKLARVISPFTKSDQRVKQEGHQLGWHEVPNHDPNVKDAANYAVKSITRRSNSLSPYELMDIVRAKTKVIEDHVKFNLLLKVSRGVKEERLRVEVNKKQGGRFYMSWMEQDHS
- the LOC131609986 gene encoding cytochrome P450 98A2-like; the encoded protein is MTLFLTIPLSLLTLFIFYTLFQRLRFKLPPGPRPWPVVGNLYDIKPVRFRCFAEWAQFYGPIISVWFGSTLNVIVSNTELAKEVLKENDQQLADRHRSRSAAKFSRDGKDLIWADYGPHYVKVRKVCTLELFSPKRIEALRPIREDEVTAMVESIFNDSTNPENLGKGILMRKYIGAVAFNNITRLAFGKRFVNAKGVMDEQGVEFKAIVANGLKLGASLAMAEHIPWLRWMFPLEEEAFAKHGARRDRLTRAIMDEHTQARQKSGGAKQHFVDALLTLQDKYDLSEDTIIGLLWDMITAGMDTTAISVEWAMAELIKNPRVQQKAQEELDKVIGFERVMTETDFSSLPYLQSVAKEALRLHPPTPLMLPHRANANVKIGGYDIPKGSNVHVNVWAVARDPAVWKNPLEFRPERFLEEDVDMKGHDFRLLPFGAGRRVCPGAQLGINMVTSMLGHLLHHFCWAPPEGVNPEEIDMVENPGMVTYMRTPLQVVASPRLPSDLYKHVPADI